A region of Myxococcota bacterium DNA encodes the following proteins:
- a CDS encoding glycosyltransferase family 2 protein codes for MTRALSGVSVVVPVYDEEDNVAPLADELAAALPGLDVPWEVVFVDDGSRDGTRKCVLDTVEKRPGFRLVPLDRNQGQSAALVAGVRAARHSHVVTLDGDLQNDPHDIPRVVALAREHDVVIGRRAQRRDTIWRRAAGKLANAVRRSVLGDGASDTGCSLKLFPAQAFLALPRFDGMHRFLPALFRYQGLSVREVDVNHRARKAGVSKYTNFARLRRTVFDLAGVYWLSKRTIRVGARDDH; via the coding sequence ATGACTCGCGCGCTCTCGGGTGTGTCGGTCGTGGTCCCGGTCTACGACGAGGAGGACAACGTCGCTCCGCTGGCCGACGAGCTGGCGGCGGCGCTGCCCGGGCTCGACGTGCCCTGGGAGGTGGTGTTCGTGGACGACGGCAGCCGCGACGGCACCCGCAAGTGCGTGCTCGACACGGTGGAGAAGCGCCCGGGCTTCCGGCTGGTGCCGCTCGACCGCAACCAGGGTCAGTCGGCGGCGCTGGTCGCGGGTGTGCGCGCGGCGCGACACAGTCACGTGGTCACGCTCGACGGCGACCTGCAGAACGACCCGCACGACATTCCGCGCGTGGTCGCGCTGGCGCGCGAGCACGACGTGGTGATCGGCCGGCGCGCGCAGCGGCGAGACACGATCTGGCGGCGCGCCGCGGGCAAGCTCGCCAACGCCGTGCGGCGCTCGGTGCTGGGCGACGGCGCGTCGGACACGGGCTGCTCGCTCAAGCTCTTCCCGGCCCAGGCGTTCCTCGCGCTGCCGCGCTTCGACGGCATGCACCGCTTCCTGCCGGCGCTGTTCCGCTACCAGGGTCTCTCGGTGCGCGAGGTCGACGTGAATCACCGCGCGCGCAAGGCCGGTGTCTCGAAGTACACCAACTTCGCGCGCCTGCGCCGCACGGTCTTCGACCTGGCCGGAGTGTACTGGCTGTCGAAGCGCACGATCCGC